Proteins encoded together in one Planctopirus ephydatiae window:
- a CDS encoding c-type cytochrome — MSTIATLPSTSWAIESAAKVDRSPRIAGYERYHGQTLGDAADEEEDRQPVDELALGRLLVGELNCVACHATSNELKQVLLSKQAPRLTNVSQRVQPEWILEYLADPHLAKPGTTMPHILGALQENERASAALALTHFLASDKPLRNSFVDRGLANKGANTFQRVGCAACHNLAKDGAEDWKTSVSLAHVSQKYTVESLARFLKEPHEARPSARMPSLNLKDEEIREIVAWFFRDLTFPPNLTYAYYEGSWENLPNFSELKSVSSGETSGFDVEIAPKKSDYGLVFTGTIDVPAAGEYQFWITSDDGSELKIDGASVAKMDGIHPAQTKAGKTRLDAGKHPVVVEFFQQGGGAELKVEVQGPKLSRRPLESLLVALPSKASAGQELAKRPFEFDPNLAAQGKELFTSLNCAACHEYKQGNDTLKPQHQATELAKIDLTKGCLAESVSGKSANYRLSEAQRSSIKQALKALKDVASQPEALAALTSGPAKIHQTFLAFNCYACHQRGLYGGAEKIRDSVFETTMKEMGDEGRLPPSLNGVGDKLRDDWLAKLLNEGANNRQNYMLTHMPRYGSGAIGHLKDLLLASDRKPEPAPDTIAKFNEPDYRIKAAGRHMVGGNSLSCIKCHDFGQYPSIGIRAINLASMTSRLREDWFVRYLANPQEYRPGTRMPAAWPFGTTSLPDLLEGKPELQIRAVWMYLSDGEKAAIPAGLIREPIELVATDTPLVYRNFIEGAGSRGIGIAFPEKVNLAWDANNMRLAMIWHGAFIDASRHWTGRGQGFTGPSGDEILAMPDGRPVAYLTTPDQAWPEGLARENGYRFQGYSLPVVAKDQPALTAFQFTDGRLDVIDQFSAWKSSPNDTTTDLQRTILTRPYKGSTISSTDGTPQFRVLKASRIEQEESLAGNSSSSTTWLIDGVWRLTIEPQAGTQGLHPQLRTMGNSKELLLPLHPDKATGWVLKFNW, encoded by the coding sequence TTGTCGACGATTGCAACCCTGCCTTCAACAAGCTGGGCCATCGAGAGTGCGGCAAAAGTAGATCGCTCGCCGCGTATTGCAGGTTATGAACGCTATCATGGCCAGACTCTGGGCGATGCCGCCGATGAGGAAGAAGATCGTCAACCCGTCGATGAACTGGCACTCGGCCGCCTGCTGGTGGGAGAACTCAATTGTGTCGCCTGCCATGCAACCAGCAATGAGTTGAAGCAGGTTTTGCTTTCCAAGCAGGCTCCTCGGCTTACGAACGTCTCGCAAAGAGTTCAGCCCGAATGGATTCTTGAGTATCTCGCAGATCCGCATCTGGCCAAGCCAGGCACCACGATGCCTCATATTCTGGGTGCTCTCCAGGAAAATGAGCGAGCTTCGGCTGCTTTAGCACTCACTCATTTTCTAGCTTCCGATAAACCTCTCAGAAACTCCTTCGTGGATCGTGGGCTTGCCAATAAAGGAGCGAATACGTTCCAGCGAGTCGGCTGTGCTGCCTGCCACAATCTTGCCAAGGATGGGGCTGAGGATTGGAAGACCTCTGTCAGTCTGGCACATGTGAGCCAGAAGTACACGGTCGAAAGTCTGGCTCGCTTTTTGAAAGAGCCGCATGAAGCCAGGCCATCAGCACGCATGCCAAGCCTCAATCTCAAAGATGAAGAGATTCGTGAAATCGTCGCCTGGTTTTTCCGCGATCTCACATTTCCACCCAATCTGACCTATGCCTACTACGAAGGAAGCTGGGAGAATCTCCCTAACTTTTCAGAACTCAAATCGGTTTCCAGTGGTGAAACATCAGGTTTTGATGTCGAGATCGCCCCTAAAAAATCAGACTATGGTCTCGTCTTCACAGGCACAATCGATGTTCCCGCAGCCGGTGAATACCAGTTCTGGATCACTTCTGACGATGGCAGCGAACTGAAAATTGATGGTGCTTCTGTCGCCAAGATGGATGGTATTCATCCCGCTCAAACCAAAGCCGGTAAGACCAGGCTCGACGCAGGCAAACACCCCGTCGTGGTAGAGTTTTTCCAGCAAGGTGGTGGAGCCGAATTAAAAGTTGAAGTTCAGGGGCCGAAGCTCAGCCGTCGCCCTCTCGAATCACTGCTGGTCGCGCTTCCTTCAAAAGCATCTGCCGGTCAGGAACTGGCCAAACGTCCCTTCGAGTTCGATCCCAATCTGGCGGCTCAAGGCAAGGAACTCTTTACCTCTTTGAATTGTGCTGCCTGTCATGAATATAAGCAGGGGAACGACACCCTGAAGCCACAACATCAGGCAACTGAGCTGGCAAAGATCGATCTCACGAAAGGTTGCCTCGCGGAATCGGTTTCCGGGAAATCAGCAAATTACCGTTTGTCCGAGGCTCAAAGATCTTCAATTAAGCAGGCACTCAAAGCTTTGAAGGATGTTGCCAGCCAACCAGAAGCACTGGCCGCGTTAACTTCCGGCCCGGCGAAAATTCACCAGACGTTTCTTGCTTTCAACTGCTATGCCTGCCATCAGCGCGGTCTCTACGGCGGTGCAGAAAAGATTCGCGACAGCGTCTTCGAGACGACGATGAAGGAAATGGGTGATGAAGGACGACTACCTCCTTCACTCAACGGTGTAGGCGATAAATTACGAGATGACTGGCTGGCCAAACTACTGAATGAAGGTGCGAACAACCGCCAGAATTACATGCTCACTCACATGCCTCGCTACGGGTCGGGAGCGATTGGCCATCTGAAGGATCTGCTGCTCGCGTCTGATCGTAAACCTGAGCCTGCACCCGATACGATCGCGAAGTTCAACGAACCGGATTATCGCATCAAGGCCGCTGGCCGACACATGGTGGGGGGCAACTCGCTTTCCTGCATCAAATGCCATGATTTTGGCCAATATCCTTCCATCGGGATTCGGGCCATCAATCTGGCTTCGATGACCAGCCGCCTTCGCGAAGACTGGTTCGTTCGCTATCTGGCTAATCCGCAGGAGTATCGACCGGGAACTCGCATGCCCGCCGCCTGGCCCTTTGGAACTACCAGTTTGCCGGATCTTTTGGAAGGCAAACCCGAACTCCAGATTCGGGCTGTCTGGATGTATTTGAGTGACGGTGAGAAAGCCGCAATTCCCGCGGGTTTGATCCGGGAACCGATTGAACTTGTCGCCACAGACACTCCTCTGGTCTATCGTAACTTCATTGAAGGGGCCGGCTCGCGCGGTATTGGCATCGCTTTCCCTGAGAAGGTAAACCTCGCATGGGATGCAAACAACATGCGTCTGGCGATGATCTGGCACGGAGCTTTCATTGATGCTTCCAGGCATTGGACAGGTCGTGGCCAAGGTTTCACAGGGCCATCCGGTGACGAGATATTGGCAATGCCCGATGGTCGCCCGGTCGCATATCTGACAACTCCCGATCAGGCATGGCCGGAAGGTCTGGCTCGCGAAAACGGCTATCGCTTCCAGGGTTACTCGCTTCCCGTGGTTGCCAAGGATCAACCGGCGCTGACGGCTTTCCAGTTCACGGATGGTCGTCTGGATGTCATCGATCAATTCTCCGCATGGAAGTCCAGTCCCAACGACACCACGACAGATTTGCAGCGGACAATCCTCACTCGTCCATACAAAGGATCTACCATCAGTTCGACGGACGGCACGCCGCAATTCCGTGTTCTGAAAGCCTCACGCATCGAGCAGGAGGAATCGCTCGCAGGGAATTCATCCTCCAGCACAACCTGGCTGATTGACGGGGTCTGGCGGCTCACCATCGAACCACAGGCTGGTACACAAGGGCTGCATCCACAATTGCGAACGATGGGCAATTCAAAAGAACTTCTTTTGCCGCTTCATCCCGACAAAGCCACCGGCTGGGTGTTGAAATTCAACTGGTAG
- a CDS encoding TolC family protein, which translates to MLNVFTKKLSLRRCGLALVRLQICVVLTSLILLQFLPLMAVASEPAPKGKLWRWLKPARATSEAAQTQPAENHDHKVASQGVSEEANQPLQQVSLEIPAGTSRVPPVPPAPDEAASYKDVTSYEISPGTAEIAVLPQQNVYSLEDLSTFAEMYHPRLTTAFRKIQSAQGATVQAGLYPNPRISASSPQIDGNESQYNGFISQEIVTARKLKISAAAAQTAVTQAQYEWQQERFIVLTELRQKYYAVLAAQKRTRILEELVSIATRSLDISERLFKAGEGAKSDILLLDIERRRSEVALQNAQTIYNVGKRQLALLVACPALNIQSVSGDLNTEARSYQLDEIQVAAANFHPQASIARLEIERMSRLLQRARVEPVPNFDVMGGYQRQIGVPAENQGLFQVTMSVPLWNQNQGNISSAEASLSGARADLQKTELELSNLAAQAYATYETSRQLVEKYHIEILPQARETLAISQTLYAQGQIDFLRLLQSQRTLLETELASIEAQEQYWVSAAGIAGLLQENQFP; encoded by the coding sequence ATGCTGAATGTTTTCACGAAAAAGCTGTCTTTACGACGGTGCGGCCTTGCTCTGGTTCGCCTTCAAATATGTGTCGTACTGACATCGCTCATTCTTCTGCAGTTTTTGCCGCTAATGGCAGTGGCGTCAGAGCCAGCGCCTAAGGGGAAGCTGTGGCGGTGGCTCAAACCGGCGCGAGCCACTTCTGAAGCTGCTCAAACGCAGCCTGCTGAAAATCACGACCACAAAGTCGCGTCTCAAGGTGTTTCAGAGGAAGCGAATCAACCGCTGCAGCAAGTGTCTCTCGAGATACCGGCAGGCACATCTCGTGTTCCTCCTGTCCCCCCAGCACCTGATGAAGCCGCTTCCTACAAAGACGTGACCTCTTATGAGATTTCTCCGGGGACTGCCGAGATTGCAGTCCTTCCTCAACAGAATGTCTACTCTCTGGAAGACCTGTCGACTTTCGCAGAGATGTATCACCCAAGGCTCACCACAGCCTTCCGCAAGATTCAATCGGCACAGGGAGCCACTGTGCAAGCCGGGTTGTATCCCAATCCTCGAATTTCCGCTTCTTCACCTCAAATCGATGGAAATGAAAGTCAATACAACGGTTTCATCTCTCAGGAAATCGTGACGGCACGAAAGCTCAAGATCAGTGCCGCTGCCGCTCAAACGGCTGTCACTCAGGCCCAGTACGAATGGCAACAGGAGCGATTCATCGTCCTGACGGAATTGCGTCAAAAGTATTACGCAGTACTGGCAGCTCAGAAGCGGACTCGAATTCTGGAAGAACTCGTCAGCATTGCCACAAGATCACTCGATATTTCTGAAAGACTGTTCAAGGCTGGTGAAGGTGCCAAGTCAGATATTCTGCTGCTCGATATTGAACGCCGCCGATCAGAAGTCGCGTTGCAGAATGCACAAACGATTTACAACGTTGGCAAAAGACAACTGGCTTTGCTGGTCGCCTGTCCCGCATTAAACATTCAATCAGTCAGCGGCGACTTGAATACCGAAGCGAGAAGTTATCAACTTGACGAAATCCAGGTCGCTGCGGCTAATTTTCATCCACAGGCGAGCATCGCCCGGCTCGAAATCGAACGCATGTCCCGCCTGCTGCAGCGTGCTCGCGTAGAACCAGTTCCAAACTTTGATGTCATGGGTGGATATCAGCGGCAGATTGGTGTTCCGGCTGAAAATCAGGGCTTGTTCCAGGTCACAATGAGTGTGCCCCTCTGGAATCAGAATCAGGGAAACATTTCTTCCGCAGAGGCCAGCCTTTCTGGGGCCAGAGCCGATCTTCAGAAGACGGAACTGGAACTTTCCAACCTCGCTGCACAAGCCTATGCCACCTACGAAACATCCCGGCAACTGGTGGAAAAGTATCACATCGAAATCCTGCCTCAGGCCCGTGAAACTCTGGCAATCAGCCAGACACTCTACGCGCAAGGGCAGATCGACTTTCTCAGATTGCTGCAATCCCAAAGAACACTACTCGAAACCGAGCTGGCATCGATCGAAGCTCAGGAGCAGTATTGGGTCTCTGCAGCCGGGATTGCTGGTTTATTGCAGGAGAACCAGTTTCCTTAA
- a CDS encoding efflux RND transporter permease subunit has protein sequence MVNHVISWAMENRFIVMLLAIILFGAGVVSASRLPLDAVPDLTNVQVQILTVSPALGPVEVEQFITFPVENAMSGLPRIREIRSISRIGLSAVTVAFQDGTDIYWARNLVNERLLQARQNIPPGMGDPQMGPIATGMSEIYQFEVRSRPGFNHSLMDLRTILDWQIAFQLRSIPGVIEVNTFGGELKTYEIQVDPHKLLNYGISLNRVFQALEENNANAGGGYIAHGSEQRLIRGEGLVTSLDDIRRIVLEARSDGTAIRISDIANVQFAPMLRQGAVTRDGNREAVTGMVMMIMGGNSRQVVEDVKEKIHAIEKTLPEGVYIDTFYDRTELVEKTIHTIAENIGVGVLLVVIMLFLLLGDVRAGLIVASAIPLSAMFALIAMSLAGVSANLMSLGAVDFGVIVDGAVVMIENAVRTASRYQQTTGSKRVPKEVFVASAKEVGTPILFAGIIVIIVFLPILSLEGVEGKMFRPMAFTFMSALTGALILAVTVMPVMASLFLARNISSKETLLVRWLKAAYEPMLHFSMARPVLMLSGAVLLFVASVLVSLGFGVEFVPKLDEGDIAIQATRLPSVSLEASIEMTKAMERTLLQFPQVESVISKTGRPEIANDPMGVHQTDVFVRMKPVHEWPEAIEKNTLIEQMQEALEKSVPSNSFSFTQPIELRVQELVAGVRSDIGLSLFGDDLNTLKLEGDKIVRVLSQVPGAADVQAQQVAGLPYLRVIIRRDAISRYGINSSDVLAAISSVGGVPVGEVFEGQKRFPMQVRLAPQWRVDIDQLKELKISDPQGRQIPVSQLADIRLEDGPSEISRDSIRRRLLIQCNVRGRDLGGFVAEAQKIVDQQIKLPPGYALEWGGQFENLQQATARLAVAVPVALFLIFSLLYVTFGSVRLTLLIYLNVPIAATGGIFALWLRGMPFSISAGVGFIALFGIAVMNGVVLIEHIRHLYLHGLDSRTAVVTGAMDRLRPVFMTAICGALGFVPMAVSGSAGAEVQRPLATVVIGGLVTCTALTLLVLPAIYRWFESPLATSEEESSPTMSNHNPVAAMHS, from the coding sequence ATGGTCAACCATGTCATTTCCTGGGCGATGGAAAATCGCTTCATCGTCATGCTTCTGGCAATCATTTTGTTCGGAGCAGGTGTCGTGTCCGCATCAAGACTACCACTTGATGCAGTCCCCGATCTGACCAATGTCCAGGTACAGATTCTGACAGTCTCACCGGCTTTAGGGCCTGTCGAGGTCGAGCAGTTCATTACGTTTCCTGTGGAAAACGCTATGAGCGGCTTGCCCCGCATTCGGGAAATTCGCTCGATCAGCCGCATTGGACTTTCGGCAGTCACCGTCGCATTTCAGGATGGCACGGATATCTACTGGGCTCGCAATCTGGTCAATGAAAGGTTGCTCCAGGCCAGGCAAAACATTCCACCAGGTATGGGAGACCCGCAGATGGGGCCCATTGCCACAGGGATGAGTGAAATCTATCAGTTCGAAGTTCGCTCGAGGCCCGGCTTCAATCATAGCTTGATGGATCTCCGCACGATTCTGGACTGGCAGATTGCCTTTCAGCTTCGCAGCATTCCCGGAGTGATCGAGGTCAATACTTTTGGTGGTGAGCTGAAAACTTATGAGATTCAGGTCGATCCCCACAAACTGTTGAATTATGGCATCAGTCTGAATCGAGTTTTCCAGGCTCTGGAAGAAAACAACGCCAATGCTGGAGGTGGCTACATTGCTCATGGCAGCGAACAGCGCCTGATCCGCGGCGAAGGACTTGTTACTTCACTGGATGATATTCGCCGGATTGTCTTAGAAGCCCGCAGCGATGGAACGGCAATTCGCATTTCCGATATTGCCAATGTTCAATTCGCCCCCATGCTCAGACAAGGCGCAGTCACTCGTGATGGAAACCGTGAGGCGGTGACTGGCATGGTCATGATGATCATGGGGGGCAACTCCAGGCAGGTTGTCGAAGATGTTAAAGAAAAGATTCATGCCATCGAAAAAACATTGCCGGAAGGTGTCTACATCGACACGTTCTACGACCGGACGGAGTTGGTCGAAAAGACGATCCATACGATTGCTGAGAACATCGGCGTGGGCGTGCTGCTGGTGGTGATCATGCTTTTTCTGCTCCTGGGCGATGTCCGCGCCGGCCTGATTGTGGCCTCGGCAATTCCCCTCTCGGCCATGTTTGCACTGATCGCCATGTCGCTCGCCGGTGTCTCAGCCAACCTGATGAGCCTGGGTGCAGTTGACTTCGGTGTGATTGTCGATGGTGCCGTGGTGATGATCGAGAATGCTGTCCGCACAGCAAGCCGATACCAGCAGACCACGGGGAGCAAGCGAGTTCCCAAAGAAGTCTTCGTCGCATCGGCAAAGGAGGTGGGAACTCCGATTCTGTTTGCGGGAATTATTGTGATCATTGTCTTCCTGCCCATCCTGAGTCTGGAAGGTGTCGAGGGGAAGATGTTCCGGCCCATGGCATTTACCTTCATGTCAGCACTCACCGGCGCATTGATCCTGGCTGTGACTGTGATGCCTGTGATGGCTTCACTTTTTCTGGCTCGAAACATTAGTTCGAAAGAAACGTTGCTTGTCCGGTGGTTGAAAGCCGCCTATGAGCCCATGCTCCATTTTTCGATGGCCCGGCCCGTGCTCATGCTCAGTGGAGCCGTTCTTTTGTTTGTAGCCAGCGTGCTGGTTTCGCTGGGCTTTGGGGTGGAGTTTGTTCCCAAGCTGGATGAAGGCGATATCGCCATTCAAGCCACACGCCTACCGAGCGTCTCTTTAGAAGCTTCGATCGAAATGACCAAAGCCATGGAGCGCACGTTGCTCCAGTTTCCGCAGGTTGAATCGGTCATTTCGAAGACCGGCCGTCCCGAGATTGCCAACGACCCCATGGGTGTGCATCAGACTGATGTCTTCGTTCGTATGAAGCCCGTTCATGAGTGGCCCGAAGCGATTGAGAAAAATACGTTGATTGAACAGATGCAGGAGGCTCTGGAAAAATCTGTCCCCAGCAACTCGTTCAGCTTCACTCAACCGATTGAACTGCGAGTTCAGGAACTGGTGGCGGGTGTGCGATCCGATATCGGCCTCAGCCTGTTCGGAGACGATCTGAATACACTCAAACTCGAAGGAGATAAAATTGTCCGGGTTCTGAGTCAGGTTCCAGGAGCGGCCGATGTTCAGGCTCAGCAGGTTGCCGGCTTACCGTACCTGCGAGTCATCATCCGCCGTGATGCCATTTCCCGTTACGGCATCAACTCCAGCGACGTGCTGGCTGCGATCAGTTCCGTGGGGGGCGTACCTGTCGGCGAAGTATTCGAAGGCCAGAAGCGATTCCCGATGCAGGTTCGACTGGCTCCTCAATGGCGGGTTGATATCGATCAACTGAAGGAACTCAAAATCTCTGATCCTCAGGGTCGGCAGATTCCTGTCTCACAACTGGCCGACATCCGGCTGGAAGATGGGCCTTCCGAGATCAGTCGAGATTCGATTCGTCGCAGATTACTCATTCAATGCAATGTGCGCGGCCGAGATCTGGGTGGCTTTGTGGCCGAAGCTCAGAAGATCGTCGATCAGCAGATCAAACTACCACCCGGATATGCACTCGAATGGGGTGGGCAGTTCGAGAATCTGCAGCAGGCTACTGCGCGTCTGGCAGTTGCCGTACCGGTGGCTCTGTTTCTCATATTCTCACTGCTCTACGTGACCTTTGGATCTGTGCGACTGACTCTGCTGATCTACCTGAATGTGCCCATTGCCGCCACCGGAGGGATCTTTGCCCTCTGGCTGCGAGGGATGCCATTTTCGATCTCGGCAGGCGTGGGCTTCATCGCCTTGTTTGGCATTGCCGTGATGAACGGTGTCGTGTTGATCGAACATATCCGGCATCTGTATCTGCATGGCCTGGATTCCAGAACCGCAGTGGTGACCGGGGCGATGGATCGATTGAGACCTGTGTTCATGACCGCGATTTGCGGGGCACTCGGCTTTGTGCCTATGGCAGTCTCTGGTAGCGCAGGAGCCGAAGTTCAAAGGCCTTTAGCAACCGTGGTGATTGGGGGTTTGGTCACGTGTACGGCACTGACATTGTTGGTGTTGCCAGCGATTTACCGGTGGTTTGAAAGTCCTCTGGCCACCTCGGAGGAAGAGTCTTCACCCACGATGAGTAATCACAATCCAGTTGCTGCGATGCATTCCTGA
- a CDS encoding efflux RND transporter periplasmic adaptor subunit — translation MSTSVWLNQKTAAMMAVLIVALGIAAFVLSPRLRNLVLQKPETHAKSDLPNHKSNTEPAGEAPEISQVDFPQEMWKAAGLVIGSVQKGPLDEAITLTGKISLNEDKLAHVFPLVEGRVDDVRVRFGQKVHQGDLLVVVQSKEVGQGKLQLFQDRLKLEFAMARDRWAQEISQNTLSLIEMIRAEAAIENIETALKERTMGEHRQTLMNAYLASIKAQTQTQRLAPLSGTGAVPAKQLLDAESDGKATKAILQSLLEQTSQDVIQASRLSTQSVKELQTTIAVAETNLKILGFTDHDLKDIDPSEMGEVLAHYPVVAPFDGTVISKDVVLMERVGPERQILTIADLSTVWVSADIYESHLPILSQLKDQKVRLRSEAWPGRQFEATIFYTGDVVQESTRTLSMRAMAENAEGLLKPGMFVSIELPNLSSFEILQVPLTALQDYEGKTFVFVHADADQFERRVVETGRRNTTSVEILSGLNEGDKVVTDGGFALKSRMLADLLGE, via the coding sequence ATGTCTACGTCTGTCTGGCTCAATCAAAAAACAGCTGCGATGATGGCAGTTCTCATCGTTGCTCTGGGAATTGCTGCGTTCGTTCTATCTCCTAGGCTGCGAAACCTGGTCTTACAAAAGCCCGAGACCCACGCAAAATCAGATCTGCCTAACCACAAATCGAACACTGAGCCTGCTGGAGAAGCTCCAGAAATCTCACAGGTCGATTTCCCCCAGGAGATGTGGAAAGCGGCTGGCCTGGTGATTGGATCTGTGCAAAAAGGCCCGCTTGATGAAGCCATCACTCTGACCGGCAAAATCTCACTGAATGAAGACAAACTGGCCCATGTCTTTCCACTCGTCGAAGGGCGAGTCGACGATGTGCGCGTGAGATTTGGCCAGAAAGTTCACCAGGGGGATCTTCTGGTGGTAGTCCAAAGTAAAGAAGTCGGCCAAGGAAAACTGCAGCTCTTTCAGGATCGTTTGAAGCTCGAATTTGCCATGGCTCGGGATCGCTGGGCTCAGGAGATCAGTCAAAACACCTTGTCTCTCATCGAAATGATTCGTGCCGAAGCCGCCATTGAAAATATTGAAACGGCTCTCAAAGAACGAACCATGGGAGAGCATCGGCAAACTCTCATGAATGCCTATCTGGCTTCGATCAAAGCTCAAACTCAAACCCAACGATTGGCACCACTTTCTGGAACAGGTGCTGTCCCCGCCAAACAACTGCTCGATGCGGAATCCGATGGTAAAGCCACAAAGGCGATCCTACAGTCACTGCTCGAACAGACATCGCAGGATGTCATTCAGGCATCCCGGCTTTCGACGCAATCCGTCAAAGAGCTGCAGACCACGATCGCTGTGGCAGAAACCAATTTGAAAATACTGGGCTTTACCGATCACGATCTGAAAGACATCGATCCTTCCGAAATGGGTGAAGTTTTGGCTCACTACCCTGTGGTGGCACCCTTTGATGGAACGGTGATTTCCAAAGATGTCGTGCTCATGGAGCGCGTGGGGCCCGAACGGCAAATTCTCACGATTGCCGATCTTTCGACGGTGTGGGTCTCGGCCGACATCTACGAATCGCACCTCCCGATTCTCTCCCAACTGAAAGATCAAAAAGTACGGCTTCGCAGTGAAGCGTGGCCAGGCCGCCAGTTCGAAGCCACCATCTTCTACACGGGCGATGTCGTGCAGGAGAGCACCAGAACGCTTTCGATGCGGGCTATGGCGGAAAACGCCGAAGGGCTTCTCAAGCCCGGCATGTTCGTGAGTATCGAACTGCCCAATCTCAGTTCTTTTGAAATCCTGCAAGTCCCGTTAACGGCTCTGCAGGACTACGAAGGGAAAACCTTTGTTTTCGTCCATGCTGATGCTGATCAGTTTGAGCGTCGTGTTGTGGAAACGGGCCGTCGAAACACCACTTCGGTTGAAATTCTCTCAGGGCTGAATGAGGGCGACAAAGTGGTGACTGATGGTGGTTTTGCCCTGAAGTCACGAATGCTGGCGGATCTATTGGGCGAATAG
- a CDS encoding biotin--[acetyl-CoA-carboxylase] ligase, producing the protein MSETPLKEVEIWESLPSTNTRSLEIARDPDLKTPALVWALEQTAGRGRAGKTWLSSTGSLTLSLIVEIDTRLLARRDWFYLALKSGMAVCDTIRSFCPTGAIGVKWPNDVFVGDQKIAGVLVETPSQTQLLENQHAQRVVIGIGVNVNNDISDVARKSLDREAVSLQQLFPFEAVALITFTTELSRRVLRELTTFSEEKTISDRWGEYCLLTGQLVEWQTFEQECDPAVHTGICLGIASGGELRIQKPDGSEVLANRGSIRWLPRVNTVRKKRF; encoded by the coding sequence TTGAGTGAGACCCCGCTGAAAGAAGTGGAGATCTGGGAATCTTTGCCTTCGACAAATACCAGATCACTCGAGATTGCTCGCGATCCTGACTTGAAAACACCGGCCCTGGTGTGGGCTCTGGAGCAGACAGCAGGGCGGGGCAGGGCAGGGAAGACCTGGCTCAGCAGCACGGGGTCGTTGACCTTATCGCTGATTGTGGAAATTGACACACGTTTGTTGGCGCGACGTGACTGGTTCTATCTGGCACTCAAAAGCGGCATGGCCGTTTGCGATACCATTCGCTCTTTTTGCCCGACAGGTGCGATTGGAGTGAAATGGCCCAATGATGTTTTCGTGGGTGATCAGAAAATTGCAGGGGTGCTTGTCGAAACTCCCAGCCAGACGCAACTTCTTGAAAATCAACATGCTCAGCGTGTGGTGATCGGGATCGGCGTGAATGTGAATAACGACATCTCAGATGTCGCCCGAAAGTCGCTGGATCGAGAAGCTGTCAGTTTACAGCAACTCTTCCCGTTTGAAGCCGTGGCGTTAATCACGTTTACCACCGAGCTTTCAAGACGAGTCCTTCGGGAACTGACCACCTTTTCCGAAGAGAAGACGATTTCTGATCGCTGGGGCGAATACTGTTTGCTCACGGGCCAACTGGTGGAGTGGCAGACTTTTGAGCAGGAATGCGACCCCGCAGTTCATACGGGTATTTGCCTGGGGATTGCATCGGGTGGCGAACTGCGAATTCAGAAACCAGATGGATCAGAAGTACTGGCCAATCGGGGCTCGATCAGGTGGCTTCCCCGAGTCAACACTGTTCGCAAGAAACGCTTTTGA
- a CDS encoding RNA recognition motif domain-containing protein encodes MAKNLYVGNLPYGTTADDLREAFSEHGTVTRAQVVSDRETGRSRGFGFVEMSDGAERAVEAMNGAEFQGRTLTVNEARPREERGGGGGGGYGGGGGGGYGGGGGGGRPRSGGGGGYGGGGGGYGSGGGGGGYGGGGGGYGGGGGGRY; translated from the coding sequence ATGGCCAAGAATTTGTATGTTGGAAACCTGCCTTACGGCACGACTGCAGACGATCTGCGAGAAGCATTTTCCGAGCATGGCACGGTAACGCGAGCGCAGGTGGTATCGGATCGCGAAACTGGTCGTTCACGCGGATTTGGTTTTGTTGAAATGAGTGATGGTGCTGAGCGCGCCGTAGAAGCCATGAATGGTGCAGAATTCCAGGGCCGCACCCTGACTGTGAATGAAGCCCGTCCACGCGAAGAGCGGGGTGGTGGTGGCGGTGGTGGTTACGGCGGCGGTGGTGGAGGTGGTTACGGTGGCGGCGGCGGCGGCGGTCGTCCTCGTAGTGGCGGCGGTGGTGGTTATGGCGGCGGTGGCGGCGGCTACGGCAGCGGTGGTGGAGGTGGTGGTTATGGTGGCGGCGGCGGTGGCTACGGCGGTGGTGGTGGCGGTCGCTACTAA